One segment of Cardiocondyla obscurior isolate alpha-2009 linkage group LG13, Cobs3.1, whole genome shotgun sequence DNA contains the following:
- the LOC139107537 gene encoding STAM-binding protein yields MGVIRINLKKMNKTNQSWKQMSITDPKERIKTLTEQASKVEIDPNIAPKRYYRTGVEMVRLANMNMQDGSYENAFTLYMKFMTLFVDKIRDHPQYDTVSVRDKAMNRDALRLVIPKAEKLKKQLLDRYQAEYDKYLEEMKERERIEKERLRQEEIERQKEEENRRNKMAALAAVRAAKAAITSNVETVETLETKPLPSIAPKTVISVMNDDKPFKSSKDIKTPAVDRSTKPSLLTSDGLCLRDVLLPTKLMHSFLALAFSNTTSNKETCGILAGRLERNKLIVTHLLIPEQTATSDSCTTRNEEDIFDYQDQHNLITLGWIHTHPTQTAFLSSVDLHTHCAYQLMMAEAIAIVCAPKYDETGFFILTPDYGLDFIANCRETGFHPHPTEPPLYTKAKHYKLDVMALQVVDLRKK; encoded by the exons ATGGGTGTtatcagaattaatttaaaaaaaatgaacaaaacTAATCAATCCTGGAAACAAATGAGTATCACAGATCCCAAGGAACGAATTAAAACTCTTACAGAGCAGGCCTCGAAAGTGGAAATTGATCCAAATATTGCGCCtaaaag GTATTATCGCACTGGAGTAGAGATGGTCAGATTAGCAAACATGAATATGCAAGATGGCAGCTATGAAAATGCTTTTACATTATATATGAAATTTATGAC actTTTTGTGGACAAAATAAGGGACCATCCACAATATGATACTGTATCAGTTAGGGATAAAGCAATGAACAGAGATGCTTTAAGACTAGTCATTCCTAAAgctgaaaaattgaaaaaacaattattagaTCGATATCAGGCAGAGtatgataaatatttagaggaaatgaaagaaagagaaagaattgaaaaagaaCGTTTAAGACAGGAAGAAATTGAAag gCAAAAGGAAGAGGAAAACAGAAGGAATAAAATGGCTGCTTTGGCTGCTGTTAGAGCAGCTAAGGCTGCTATTACTTCAAATGTAGAGACAGTGGAGACATTGGAGACAAAACCTTTGCCTTCCATTGCACCTAAAACTGTGATAAGCGTTATGAATGATGACAAACCGTTCAAGTCCTCTAAAGATAT aaaaacgcCAGCAGTTGATCGTTCTACAAAACCTTCCTTACTAACGAGCGACGGATTATGTTTACGTGACGTCCTTTTACCAACCAAATTAATGCACAGCTTTTTGGCGCTAGCTTTTAGTAATACAACAAGCAATAAAGAAACATGTGGCATTTTAGCTGGGCGATTagagcgaaataaattaatagtaacgCATCTACTAATACCGGAGCAAACTGCAACTTCAGATTCTTGTACGACACGTAACGAAGAAGATATCTTCGATTATCAGGATCAGCATAATCTTATCACTCTCGGCTGGATCCAT ACACATCCTACGCAGACTGCATTTTTATCAAGCGTAGATCTTCATACGCACTGTGCTTATCAATTGATGATGGCGGAAGCTATAGCAATTGTTTGTGCGCCCAAATATGATGA aacaggattctttattttaacacCTGATTACGGCTTggattttattgcaaattgtAGAGAAACAGGATTTCATCCACATCCTACTGAACCACCATTATACACG AAAGCGAAACACTATAAATTAGACGTAATGGCACTGCAAGTTGTGGActtacgaaaaaaataa
- the Cisd2 gene encoding CDGSH iron-sulfur domain-containing protein 2 homolog translates to MESIAHVVKVSFPNYLAGLPVPDSIGGWFRLGVKDWFALLPPTAFFAGVGYMSYRAFCPHGRPKANNFVNLKIKKDIAKVVDTVDIEDISEKAVFCRCWRSENWPYCDGSHGPHNKECNDNVGPLIVKRKS, encoded by the exons ATGGAGTCGATAGCGCATGTTGTCAAGGTGTCCTTTCCGAATTACCTGGCCGGCCTACCGGTTCCCGATTCGATAGGTGGATGGTTCCGTCTAGGAG TGAAGGATTGGTTCGCCCTTCTGCCACCCACAGCCTTTTTTGCGGGTGTAGGGTATATGTCTTATCGGGCGTTCTGTCCTCATGGCAGGCCTAAG gcaaataattttgttaatctGAAGATTAAAAAAGACATTGCTAAAGTTGTGGACACTGTTGATATTGAAGACATTTCTGAGAAAGCTGTATTTTGTCGCTGTTGGAGGTCTGAAAAT tgGCCATACTGTGATGGTTCTCATGGGCCTCACAATAAGGAGTGCAATGACAATGTGGGTCCACTTATTGTTAAAAGAAAGAGTTAA
- the LOC139107515 gene encoding probable tubulin polyglutamylase TTLL9, with protein sequence MPIILKKTQKHETIYLFFIAGVIMASLLAAQPSMMQDRNCFELYGYDILLSDDLRPWLLEINASPALTGTDNEDQRLKSDLVDDVLNVLDFEGRFSGHEARIGGLDLLWDGGPVWTSCPYPDTNAVSNDLRRLNIFLGAINDRQKQLSLLRNELIEKRKASQNHSPMVQYCLK encoded by the exons atgccaataatattaaaaaaaactcaaaaGCACGAAacgatttatcttttttttattgcagggGTGATAATGGCGAGTCTACTTGCAGCGCAACCGTCCATGATGCAGGACCGCAACTGCTTCGAACTTTATGGCTATGATATCCTACTCAGCGATGATCTGCGACCTTGGTTATTGGAAATTAATGCGTCTCCAGCTTTAACGGGCACCGACAACGAGGACCAGCGTCTGAAATCCGATCTGGTTGACGACGTTCTCAATGTCCTCGATTTCGAG GGTCGCTTTAGCGGACACGAGGCCAGAATCGGAGGGCTGGATCTGCTTTGGGACGGCGGACCAGTTTGGACCAGCTGCCCATACCCCGACACGAATGCAGTTTCCAATGATCTCAGAAGGCTCAACATCTTTCTTGGAGCGATTAATGATCGTCAAAAGCAACTTTCTTTATTGAGAAACGAGCTGATTGAAAAGCGTAAAGCAAGCCAAAATCATTCCCCTATGGTGCagtattgtttaaaataa
- the LOC139107715 gene encoding probable tubulin polyglutamylase TTLL9: MLQTDAISVARFSLKIIDPEDTSWHIWWCETGDVLRQALDGDRKKLRPYQRVPHFRNHYELTRKNYLYRNLKRYRKDLLKAGKIAEARISDTMPVTFELPSDYRLFVEEYHKQQGATWIVKPVARSQGKGIFLFRKLKDLAEWKSKGAKLQESGVPTEIYVVQKYIDNPYLVAGKKKKKKKKKIIIIYHNINYRRKFDLRIYVLVTSFHPLKVWLAREGFARLCGQLFDLENIDDNRVHLTNTAIQLKASQRTKSISSTKGENGEWRCKWALNKLRDYLTDHYETDKVENLMQRIAGV; the protein is encoded by the exons ATGTTGCAAACTGACGCGATTAGCGTTGCACGTTTCTCTCTTAAGATAATCGACCCTGAGGATACTAGCTGGCACATATGGTGGTGCGAGACAGGGGATGTGTTGCGACAAGCGTTGGACGGAGATCGGAAAAAGCTGCGCCCTTACCAGCGGGTGCCGCATTTCCGTAACCACTACGAACTCACGCGGAAAAACTACCTGTATCGCAACCTTAAACGGTATAGAAAAGATCTTTTGAAGGCTGGAAAAATTGCCGAGGCCCGTATCAGCGATACTATGCCCGTGACATTCGAGCTGCCCAGTGACTATCGACTATTTGTAGAGGAATACCACAA GCAACAAGGAGCTACGTGGATTGTCAAACCAGTGGCGAGATCTCAAGGTAAGGGTATCTTTCTGTTCAGAAAGCTGAAGGATCTTGCAGAATGGAAAAGCAAAGGAGCTAAGTTACAAGAGTCAGGAGTCCCAACCGAGATTTACGTTGTTCAAAAATACATAGATAATCCTTATCTCGTcgcaggtaaaaaaaaaaaaaaaaaaaagaaaaaaattatcattatttatcataatataaattata GACGGAAATTTGATCTACGCATTTACGTATTGGTGACATCGTTTCATCCTTTAAAAGTGTGGCTGGCCAGGGAAGGTTTTGCTCGACTGTGTGGCCAATTGTTTGATCTGGAAAACATTGACGACAACAGAGTGCACTTGACGAATACGGCAATACAGCTAAAAGCAAGCCAGAGGACCAAGAGTATCTCTTCGACAAAAGGCGAGAACGGAGAATGGAGATGCAAGTGGGCATTAAACAAACTCAGAGATTACCTAACGGACCATTACGAGACAGACAAGgttgaaaatttaatgcaacgtatcGCAGGTGTTTGA